From one Pseudomonadales bacterium genomic stretch:
- a CDS encoding LysR family transcriptional regulator, translating into MYTKQLARTDLNLLVALQVLLEERSVTRAAERLYVTQPAMSKTLQRLRELFGDPLFIRSGRALATTPKAEELEKQLPFVMAGISALVAGNKFDPHTYHGEIRLMAAEFIALQVVPALVKALIVEAPNLSLTLVSESESEDRELSNGSLDFVIEIAKTHSDEYHSTPVGSFMPAVWMHNKHPLADKERLTLEEILQYPFVHCYHLLNGPVSAAADSRFDRELGKRGLGRRKALVTNHLMTAMETLRDSDSLMMATMRDLRLAKNDYDIIRKPYPEELDFSRSLSIELVQHVRTVNSPVHQWVKDQIFKIIESLEAYD; encoded by the coding sequence GTGTACACGAAGCAACTTGCCCGTACAGACCTGAACTTGCTGGTGGCGCTACAGGTATTATTGGAAGAGCGCAGTGTGACTCGCGCGGCAGAGCGTCTGTATGTCACCCAGCCAGCAATGAGTAAAACCTTGCAGCGGTTACGAGAGTTGTTTGGCGATCCCCTGTTCATTCGCAGTGGCAGGGCGCTGGCAACAACACCAAAAGCAGAAGAGCTGGAAAAGCAATTACCATTCGTTATGGCCGGTATTTCCGCACTGGTGGCCGGGAATAAGTTCGATCCACACACGTACCATGGTGAGATCAGGCTGATGGCGGCAGAATTTATTGCTTTGCAGGTGGTTCCGGCTTTGGTAAAGGCGCTAATTGTGGAAGCACCGAACCTGTCACTTACATTAGTGAGTGAGTCCGAGTCCGAGGACAGAGAGCTTAGTAACGGGTCGTTGGATTTTGTTATTGAGATTGCCAAGACGCACAGTGACGAATATCACAGTACGCCGGTTGGCAGTTTTATGCCTGCTGTCTGGATGCACAATAAACATCCGCTTGCTGACAAGGAAAGGTTGACTCTTGAAGAAATTCTCCAATACCCGTTTGTACACTGTTATCACTTGTTGAACGGTCCGGTTTCTGCGGCTGCGGATAGCCGATTTGATCGGGAGCTTGGCAAGAGAGGACTTGGCCGCAGGAAAGCACTGGTGACCAATCACCTGATGACAGCTATGGAGACTTTGCGTGACAGTGATAGCCTGATGATGGCTACTATGAGAGATTTAAGGCTGGCAAAAAATGATTACGACATTATCCGCAAGCCGTATCCTGAAGAACTGGACTTTTCACGGTCATTATCGATTGAGCTGGTTCAGCATGTGAGAACCGTTAATTCGCCGGTTCACCAATGGGTGAAAGATCAGATATTTAAAATCATCGAAAGCCTTGAGGCTTACGATTGA
- a CDS encoding OsmC family protein, with translation MKAVVKWAGEAKFVAESETGHTVTMDGPADHGGQNQGPRPMEMLLMGMGGCSAFDVVHILKKSRQKVTACLAKIDAERVDAVPAVFEKIHIHFEISGEELKESAVKSAVKLSAEKYCSASIMLGKAGVDITHSYEIMP, from the coding sequence ATGAAAGCAGTGGTTAAATGGGCGGGTGAAGCCAAATTCGTGGCGGAATCTGAAACAGGTCACACTGTGACCATGGATGGTCCCGCGGATCACGGTGGGCAAAATCAGGGGCCTCGTCCAATGGAAATGCTGTTAATGGGCATGGGGGGGTGCTCGGCGTTTGATGTGGTCCATATTCTGAAAAAGAGTCGCCAAAAGGTTACTGCATGTCTTGCTAAAATCGATGCGGAGCGAGTAGATGCTGTTCCGGCAGTATTTGAAAAAATTCATATTCACTTCGAAATAAGCGGTGAAGAGTTGAAAGAGAGTGCGGTAAAAAGTGCCGTAAAATTGTCTGCAGAAAAGTATTGTTCTGCGTCAATTATGCTTGGGAAGGCAGGAGTTGATATAACCCACAGTTACGAAATTATGCCTTAA
- the crp gene encoding cAMP-activated global transcriptional regulator CRP — translation MDSSLAKSLLESIITGANDSETSLEGTDLAPAPISPHIPNVEEFLAHCHRRKYPAKSTIIYAGDEGDTLSYIIKGSVTVLIEDDDGREMIVAYLNEGDFFGEMGVFGHTDRSAWIRAKTECEVGEISYTKFSELSREKPEFLYAIGEQIATRLRNTTRKVGDLAFLDVTGRVARTLLDLCKEPDAMTHPDGMQIKITRQEIGRIVGCSREMVGRVLKTLEEQELVSVKGKTMVVFGTR, via the coding sequence ATGGATAGCAGCTTGGCTAAAAGCCTTTTAGAAAGCATAATCACGGGTGCAAACGATTCCGAAACCTCATTGGAGGGAACTGATTTGGCTCCTGCACCTATATCACCACACATTCCGAATGTTGAAGAATTTCTGGCCCACTGCCATCGCCGCAAGTATCCAGCCAAGAGCACCATCATCTATGCTGGCGATGAAGGCGATACCCTGTCTTACATCATCAAGGGTTCCGTCACGGTTTTAATTGAGGACGATGACGGGCGCGAAATGATTGTCGCCTACCTGAATGAAGGTGACTTTTTTGGCGAAATGGGCGTTTTTGGACACACTGACCGCAGCGCATGGATTCGGGCAAAAACTGAATGTGAAGTTGGCGAAATCAGTTACACCAAGTTCAGCGAGCTATCCAGAGAAAAACCGGAATTCCTCTATGCTATTGGTGAGCAGATTGCCACTCGCCTGCGTAACACAACCCGCAAGGTTGGCGATCTGGCATTTCTGGATGTGACCGGGCGTGTAGCTCGCACACTGCTCGATCTCTGCAAAGAACCTGATGCCATGACTCACCCCGACGGCATGCAGATCAAAATTACCCGTCAGGAAATTGGCCGCATCGTCGGTTGTTCTCGGGAAATGGTTGGCCGCGTACTGAAAACACTTGAAGAGCAAGAGCTTGTTTCAGTAAAAGGCAAAACCATGGTGGTGTTTGGAACCCGTTAA